Proteins encoded in a region of the Desulfobacterales bacterium genome:
- a CDS encoding thiamine pyrophosphate-binding protein: MLDKRQKLSNYLQKGEKLEWPRKIVSLLKANDIRSISFVPDSVIGRILKAAEKDPYFHFTTLAREEEGIGIITGEYLGGRYGVLMMQGAGLGNCVNALASLAIPYQIPFLMLISQRGELGEFNACHVVMGKALRSILGALGIQHYTVNREDELETIIGGAIKTAFTAEQPVAVILSTALMGWKDEK; this comes from the coding sequence ATGTTAGATAAACGGCAAAAACTATCCAACTACCTGCAAAAGGGGGAAAAATTGGAGTGGCCCCGTAAAATTGTTTCTTTGCTGAAAGCCAATGATATCCGCTCCATATCATTTGTACCGGATTCCGTTATCGGTCGGATTCTGAAAGCGGCTGAAAAAGACCCGTATTTTCATTTCACGACCCTGGCCCGGGAAGAAGAAGGCATCGGCATCATCACCGGGGAATATCTGGGGGGAAGATATGGTGTCCTGATGATGCAGGGCGCCGGACTGGGCAACTGCGTCAATGCCCTGGCGTCGCTGGCCATTCCCTACCAGATTCCGTTCCTGATGCTGATCAGCCAGCGGGGCGAGTTGGGGGAGTTTAACGCCTGCCATGTCGTTATGGGAAAAGCCCTTCGCAGCATCCTCGGGGCGCTGGGAATCCAGCACTATACCGTGAACCGTGAAGATGAACTGGAAACCATCATAGGCGGCGCAATTAAAACGGCCTTCACCGCCGAGCAGCCGGTTGCGGTGATTCTGTCCACCGCTCTGATGGGATGGAAGGATGAAAAATGA